A window from Sinanaerobacter sp. ZZT-01 encodes these proteins:
- a CDS encoding lysine 5,6-aminomutase subunit alpha, with the protein MKSKLNLDPKVVESARSAAAKIAESMQSFINKHTTVTTERTILRLLGIDGVDDVERPLPNVIVDEIKEAGGLSRGVAYWIGNAIVQTGKEPQEIAELVGKGELDLTKLELCKAEEAAKAIEPYVNSSLKKIQEQTAKRNEYIATIGEGRRPYLYVIVATGNIYEDVIQAQAAARQGADIIAVIRTTAQSLLDYVPYGATTEGFGGTYATQENFRIMRKALDEVGEEVGRYIRLCNYSSGLCMPEIAAMGALERLDVMLNDALYGILFRDINMQRTIVDQFFSRVIIGYCGIIFNSGEDNYLTTDDAIESAHTVLASQLMNEQFAVLANIPEEQMGLGHAFEMDPDTENGFLYELSQAQMAKEIFPNASLKYMPPTKFMTGNIFRGHIQDALFNLIAVWTGQSLQLLGMLTEAIHTPHLHDRMLSIENAKYIFNNARDLGEEIEYKKDGIIQKRAQKVLSDANELLQQIEKDGLFPTIEAGKFAAVKRPMDGGKGLEGVCTRDEHYFNPFIEKMLGGAK; encoded by the coding sequence ATGAAAAGTAAGCTAAATCTAGACCCAAAAGTGGTCGAAAGTGCAAGATCTGCCGCTGCTAAAATTGCGGAAAGTATGCAGAGTTTCATTAACAAGCATACGACAGTAACGACAGAAAGAACAATCCTGAGACTATTAGGTATTGACGGGGTGGATGATGTAGAAAGACCACTTCCAAACGTTATTGTTGATGAAATTAAGGAAGCAGGCGGCCTTTCAAGAGGTGTTGCATACTGGATTGGTAACGCGATTGTTCAGACAGGAAAAGAACCACAAGAGATTGCTGAATTAGTAGGCAAAGGCGAATTAGATTTAACAAAGCTTGAACTTTGTAAAGCAGAGGAAGCAGCGAAAGCAATTGAACCTTATGTTAACAGTTCATTAAAGAAAATTCAGGAACAGACTGCAAAGAGAAATGAATATATTGCAACCATAGGAGAGGGAAGAAGACCTTACCTTTATGTAATTGTTGCAACCGGTAATATTTATGAAGATGTAATTCAGGCACAGGCTGCTGCTCGTCAGGGTGCGGACATCATCGCTGTAATCCGTACAACGGCACAGTCTTTATTAGACTACGTTCCTTACGGTGCGACAACTGAAGGATTCGGCGGTACGTATGCAACACAAGAAAACTTCAGAATCATGAGAAAAGCACTGGATGAAGTGGGAGAAGAAGTTGGAAGATATATCCGTCTGTGTAACTACAGTTCTGGACTTTGCATGCCGGAAATCGCAGCAATGGGTGCTCTGGAGAGACTTGACGTAATGCTGAATGATGCATTATATGGTATCTTATTCCGTGACATCAATATGCAGAGAACGATTGTTGACCAGTTCTTCTCTCGTGTAATCATTGGATACTGCGGAATCATCTTTAACTCCGGTGAAGATAACTATTTGACTACAGATGATGCGATTGAATCTGCACATACAGTTCTTGCATCTCAGCTGATGAATGAGCAGTTTGCAGTACTTGCAAATATTCCGGAAGAACAGATGGGTCTTGGACATGCATTTGAAATGGATCCGGACACAGAGAATGGATTCTTATATGAATTATCTCAAGCACAGATGGCAAAAGAAATTTTCCCAAATGCTTCCCTAAAATATATGCCTCCTACTAAATTTATGACTGGTAATATTTTTAGAGGACATATTCAAGATGCATTATTTAACTTAATCGCTGTATGGACAGGACAGTCATTACAGTTATTGGGTATGCTGACAGAAGCAATTCACACTCCACATCTGCATGATAGAATGCTTTCTATCGAAAATGCAAAATATATATTCAATAATGCACGAGACCTGGGTGAGGAAATTGAATATAAGAAGGACGGCATCATTCAAAAGAGAGCGCAGAAAGTTCTTTCTGATGCAAACGAACTTTTACAGCAAATTGAAAAGGACGGCTTATTCCCAACCATTGAAGCAGGTAAATTTGCAGCGGTAAAACGTCCAATGGATGGAGGAAAAGGATTGGAAGGCGTTTGCACTAGAGATGAGCACTACTTCAATCCGTTTATCGAAAAGATGCTTGGAGGTGCGAAATAA
- a CDS encoding MutS-related protein, producing the protein MSTKVAKHLSNSKTKIETGFEDVLQNINTLTPFGTRRVKNIKPFMPGDEADLRHEFDKLDLMIDLVKEYPSEIEQLTEIFMEIKEIAYTLDRSIKNVLSVVELYEIKTFLLLTKKALDILSKIGNNMPLEFKLQDTVALLDIMDPGKDRINTFYIYDQFSEKLAALRKEKREIELAVRKELKQVRRRLEQEYKFQMTPKCELLIPKSNTTLMQLARSVSDLEQMEEDYMTITFKVKANDTVYALQKKMSDLNEAIEEEELIVRTDLSVKIAKEADALKKNCERIGNLDFTLAKAFYAELHHCIRPTIVSEHVLKIEEGRHLLVEKVLKSKGKQYCPVSVSLSDGVSCITGANMGGKTISLKMIGLVAMMAQYGFFVPCKSAQMGLSNYMHILIGDSQNVQRGLSSFGSEMEELREILDKSQEKSLLLIDEIASGTNPIEGLALTKSLIHYLMEHAYITVITTHFDHAAVGDKVHNMQVRGLADADFNRLAKELAHANRKERIEIVGRYMDYRLYSVKNEEQIPRDALNIARILGIYEEIIDYAREIMQSDK; encoded by the coding sequence ATGAGTACGAAAGTGGCGAAACATCTAAGCAACAGTAAAACGAAAATAGAAACAGGGTTTGAAGATGTATTGCAAAATATCAATACCTTGACGCCTTTCGGTACCCGACGAGTGAAAAACATTAAGCCTTTTATGCCCGGAGATGAAGCAGATTTGCGGCATGAGTTTGACAAACTAGATTTGATGATAGATTTAGTGAAAGAGTATCCGTCGGAGATCGAACAGTTAACAGAAATTTTCATGGAGATTAAAGAAATTGCCTATACCCTAGACCGAAGCATAAAAAATGTATTATCTGTAGTAGAACTCTATGAAATAAAGACCTTTTTACTGCTTACAAAAAAAGCATTAGACATTCTTTCAAAGATTGGAAATAATATGCCGCTGGAATTTAAGCTGCAGGATACAGTGGCTTTACTGGATATTATGGATCCGGGGAAAGACCGTATTAATACCTTTTATATTTACGACCAGTTTTCAGAAAAGCTGGCTGCTTTACGAAAAGAAAAAAGAGAAATAGAGTTAGCGGTTCGGAAAGAATTAAAACAAGTACGTCGGAGACTGGAACAGGAATATAAATTTCAGATGACGCCGAAGTGTGAGCTTCTAATCCCAAAATCCAATACAACCTTAATGCAATTAGCGCGTAGTGTTTCGGACCTTGAGCAAATGGAAGAAGACTACATGACGATTACTTTTAAAGTCAAGGCAAATGATACAGTATACGCTTTACAGAAAAAGATGTCGGATCTAAACGAAGCAATTGAAGAAGAAGAGCTTATTGTTCGTACTGATTTATCTGTGAAGATTGCAAAAGAAGCTGACGCTTTAAAAAAGAATTGTGAACGCATTGGGAACTTGGATTTTACTTTGGCAAAGGCCTTTTATGCAGAGCTACATCATTGTATCCGACCTACTATTGTGTCAGAGCATGTTTTAAAAATAGAAGAAGGTCGACACCTTCTTGTAGAAAAAGTCTTAAAGAGCAAAGGAAAGCAGTATTGCCCTGTCAGCGTTTCACTGTCAGATGGAGTAAGCTGTATTACAGGTGCCAATATGGGCGGAAAGACCATTTCTTTAAAAATGATTGGTTTGGTCGCTATGATGGCGCAATATGGATTTTTTGTTCCCTGTAAGTCTGCGCAGATGGGCTTATCCAATTATATGCATATTTTGATTGGAGACAGCCAAAATGTGCAAAGAGGACTTTCCAGCTTTGGAAGTGAAATGGAAGAGCTTCGAGAAATTCTTGATAAAAGTCAGGAGAAATCTTTGCTGTTGATTGATGAAATCGCCAGCGGAACCAACCCGATAGAGGGTTTGGCATTGACTAAAAGCTTAATTCATTATTTGATGGAACACGCTTATATTACGGTTATTACAACGCATTTTGACCATGCGGCCGTAGGAGATAAGGTGCATAATATGCAGGTAAGAGGACTGGCGGATGCAGATTTTAACCGTTTGGCAAAAGAGCTTGCTCATGCAAATCGGAAAGAGCGCATTGAAATTGTCGGTCGGTATATGGATTACCGCTTATATTCTGTTAAAAATGAAGAGCAGATTCCAAGAGATGCATTAAATATTGCAAGAATACTGGGAATTTATGAGGAAATCATTGATTATGCAAGAGAAATCATGCAATCAGATAAATAA